One Panicum virgatum strain AP13 chromosome 9K, P.virgatum_v5, whole genome shotgun sequence genomic region harbors:
- the LOC120648384 gene encoding putative receptor-like protein kinase At4g00960 isoform X1: MARTTPPTPPTSPTSGNLLASLAANASNSSFPAVGFATAVLGAIPDMVWGLGICRGDTYGADCGSCLALAPEVAFGRCQGVKDVTVFYDRCTLRYSFRDFLTNPDNRQVQDTGSSNTNVTSNTGWFNALVVSLIDQLSEWAAFNTTSRYAVGVMNSDQGFPATNKAVVHRIMGLVQCTPDQSPGACRQCLQALIDEMPTVFNGTVGGRIFAVWCYLRFEVHNFYDGIPMLNLAASPPPPPAPTEHQIANRTKGAGNEASAAAIVLGVILAIVLLSVLIVFLRRKAQVKQFAEEDEDSGSLLFDLTTLRRATANFAEENKLGHGGFGAVYKGILPDGRQIAVKRQDKASSQGLKQLKNELLLVAKLRHINLVKLYGVCLKEQEKLLVYEYLPNRSLDTFLFAPEKRPLLGWEARYRIIYGTARGLLYLHEDSQVKVVHRDLKASNILLDAGMNPKISDFGLARLFSDNKTSTLTSQVVGTMGYMAPEYAVMGHLSVKLDVYSFGVLVLEIVTGRRNTDACFESSSEVDYGSNTMLSYVWDHWSKGTALETMDPALDTPESEVVKCIHLGLLCVQENPADRPTMLDVLVMLHSQASSFVAPSKPSFAFVRGETSSSGERPNVSGGSGSQGAAAAAAVFSVNEMSVSEFQPR; the protein is encoded by the exons ATGGCACGTACTACGCCGCCAACACCACCTACCAGTCCAACGTCCGGAAACCTCCTCGCATCCCTCGCCGCCAACGCCTCCAACTCGTCGTTCCCAGCTGTGGGCTTCGCCACTGCTGTCCTCGGCGCGATCCCGGACATGGTGTGGGGCCTCGGGATCTGCCGCGGCGACACCTACGGCGCCGACTGCGGATCCTGCCTCGCCCTTGCGCCGGAGGTCGCTTTTGGCCGCTGCCAGGGGGTCAAGGACGTGACCGTCTTCTACGACCGCTGCACCCTCCGCTACTCCTTCCGGGACTTCCTGACAAACCCGGACAACAGGCAGGTGCAGGACACGGGAAGCAGCAACACCAACGTCACCAGCAACACCGGTTGGTTCAACGCTCTTGTCGTGAGTCTCATCGACCAGCTTTCCGAATGGGCAGCGTTCAACACAACGTCGAGGTATGCCGTCGGGGTCATGAATTCTGACCAGGGGTTCCCGGCGACGAACAAGGCCGTGGTGCACAGGATTATGGGGCTAGTGCAGTGCACGCCGGACCAGTCACCGGGGGCGTGCCGGCAGTGCCTCCAGGCGCTCATCGACGAGATGCCGACGGTGTTCAACGGCACCGTTGGAGGGCGGATCTTCGCTGTGTGGTGCTACCTCAGGTTCGAAGTGCACAACTTCTACGACGGCATCCCGATGCTGAACCTCGCTGcatcacctcctcctcctccggcgcctaCAGAACATCAGATAG CGAATAGGACAAAGGGAGCAGGAAATGAAGCATCAGCagctgccatcgtcctcggcgTCATCCTAGCTATCGTCCTTTTATCTGTGTTGATCGTCTTCCTCCGAAGAAAAGCTCAAGTAAAGCAAT TTGCCGAAGAAGACGAAGATTCCGGGTCACTTCTCTTTGACCTGACAACCTTGAGAAGGGCAACGGCAAATTTTGCAGAAGAGAATAAGCTTGGGCATGGAGGTTTTGGTGCAGTGTACAAA GGGATCTTGCCCGACGGGCGGCAGATCGCCGTGAAGAGACAGGATAAAGCTTCATCCCAAGGCCTGAAGCAGCTGAAAAACGAGCTGCTGCTGGTCGCCAAGCTTCGGCACATCAACCTCGTGAAGCTTTACGGCGTCTGCTTGAAGGAACAAGAGAAGCTGCTTGTCTATGAGTACCTACCCAATCGAAGCCTGGACACCTTCCTCTTCG CACCTGAGAAGCGTCCATTGTTAGGATGGGAGGCAAGGTACCGTATAATCTACGGAACAGCACGAGGTCTGTTGTACCTTCATGAGGACTCGCAGGTCAAGGTTGTGCACCGTGATCTCAAGGCCAGCAACATCCTGCTGGACGCCGGCATGAACCCAAAGATCTCGGATTTTGGGCTGGCAAGGCTCTTCAGCGACAACAAGACCAGTACCCTAACAAGCCAAGTCGTCGGGACAAT GGGATACATGGCACCAGAATACGCAGTCATGGGGCACCTTTCGGTCAAGCTAGATGTGTACAGCTTTGGAGTCCTGGTCCTGGAGATCGTTACCGGGAGGAGAAACACCGATGCCTGCTTTGAATCATCGTCAGAGGTAGACTATGGATCGAACACGATGCTGAGCTAC GTATGGGATCACTGGTCCAAGGGAACGGCGCTGGAGACCATGGATCCGGCGCTGGACACCCCAGAGAGTGAGGTGGTCAAGTGCATCCACCTGGGCCTACTCTGCGTGCAAGAGAACCCGGCGGACCGGCCGACCATGCTGGACGTCCTCGTCATGCTCCACAGCCAAGCCTCGAGCTTTGTCGCGCCGTCGAAGCCGTCGTTCGCCTTTGTGCGCGGCGAGACGTCGAGCTCTGGCGAAAGGCCTAATGTATCTGGAGGTTCAGGCAGCCAaggtgcagcagcagctgctgccgtTTTCTCTGTGAACGAAATGTCTGTATCGGAGTTCCAGCCTAGATAG
- the LOC120648384 gene encoding putative receptor-like protein kinase At4g00960 isoform X2, protein MARTTPPTPPTSPTSGNLLASLAANASNSSFPAVGFATAVLGAIPDMVWGLGICRGDTYGADCGSCLALAPEVAFGRCQGVKDVTVFYDRCTLRYSFRDFLTNPDNRQVQDTGSSNTNVTSNTGWFNALVAVVHRIMGLVQCTPDQSPGACRQCLQALIDEMPTVFNGTVGGRIFAVWCYLRFEVHNFYDGIPMLNLAASPPPPPAPTEHQIANRTKGAGNEASAAAIVLGVILAIVLLSVLIVFLRRKAQVKQFAEEDEDSGSLLFDLTTLRRATANFAEENKLGHGGFGAVYKGILPDGRQIAVKRQDKASSQGLKQLKNELLLVAKLRHINLVKLYGVCLKEQEKLLVYEYLPNRSLDTFLFAPEKRPLLGWEARYRIIYGTARGLLYLHEDSQVKVVHRDLKASNILLDAGMNPKISDFGLARLFSDNKTSTLTSQVVGTMGYMAPEYAVMGHLSVKLDVYSFGVLVLEIVTGRRNTDACFESSSEVDYGSNTMLSYVWDHWSKGTALETMDPALDTPESEVVKCIHLGLLCVQENPADRPTMLDVLVMLHSQASSFVAPSKPSFAFVRGETSSSGERPNVSGGSGSQGAAAAAAVFSVNEMSVSEFQPR, encoded by the exons ATGGCACGTACTACGCCGCCAACACCACCTACCAGTCCAACGTCCGGAAACCTCCTCGCATCCCTCGCCGCCAACGCCTCCAACTCGTCGTTCCCAGCTGTGGGCTTCGCCACTGCTGTCCTCGGCGCGATCCCGGACATGGTGTGGGGCCTCGGGATCTGCCGCGGCGACACCTACGGCGCCGACTGCGGATCCTGCCTCGCCCTTGCGCCGGAGGTCGCTTTTGGCCGCTGCCAGGGGGTCAAGGACGTGACCGTCTTCTACGACCGCTGCACCCTCCGCTACTCCTTCCGGGACTTCCTGACAAACCCGGACAACAGGCAGGTGCAGGACACGGGAAGCAGCAACACCAACGTCACCAGCAACACCGGTTGGTTCAACGCTCTTGTC GCCGTGGTGCACAGGATTATGGGGCTAGTGCAGTGCACGCCGGACCAGTCACCGGGGGCGTGCCGGCAGTGCCTCCAGGCGCTCATCGACGAGATGCCGACGGTGTTCAACGGCACCGTTGGAGGGCGGATCTTCGCTGTGTGGTGCTACCTCAGGTTCGAAGTGCACAACTTCTACGACGGCATCCCGATGCTGAACCTCGCTGcatcacctcctcctcctccggcgcctaCAGAACATCAGATAG CGAATAGGACAAAGGGAGCAGGAAATGAAGCATCAGCagctgccatcgtcctcggcgTCATCCTAGCTATCGTCCTTTTATCTGTGTTGATCGTCTTCCTCCGAAGAAAAGCTCAAGTAAAGCAAT TTGCCGAAGAAGACGAAGATTCCGGGTCACTTCTCTTTGACCTGACAACCTTGAGAAGGGCAACGGCAAATTTTGCAGAAGAGAATAAGCTTGGGCATGGAGGTTTTGGTGCAGTGTACAAA GGGATCTTGCCCGACGGGCGGCAGATCGCCGTGAAGAGACAGGATAAAGCTTCATCCCAAGGCCTGAAGCAGCTGAAAAACGAGCTGCTGCTGGTCGCCAAGCTTCGGCACATCAACCTCGTGAAGCTTTACGGCGTCTGCTTGAAGGAACAAGAGAAGCTGCTTGTCTATGAGTACCTACCCAATCGAAGCCTGGACACCTTCCTCTTCG CACCTGAGAAGCGTCCATTGTTAGGATGGGAGGCAAGGTACCGTATAATCTACGGAACAGCACGAGGTCTGTTGTACCTTCATGAGGACTCGCAGGTCAAGGTTGTGCACCGTGATCTCAAGGCCAGCAACATCCTGCTGGACGCCGGCATGAACCCAAAGATCTCGGATTTTGGGCTGGCAAGGCTCTTCAGCGACAACAAGACCAGTACCCTAACAAGCCAAGTCGTCGGGACAAT GGGATACATGGCACCAGAATACGCAGTCATGGGGCACCTTTCGGTCAAGCTAGATGTGTACAGCTTTGGAGTCCTGGTCCTGGAGATCGTTACCGGGAGGAGAAACACCGATGCCTGCTTTGAATCATCGTCAGAGGTAGACTATGGATCGAACACGATGCTGAGCTAC GTATGGGATCACTGGTCCAAGGGAACGGCGCTGGAGACCATGGATCCGGCGCTGGACACCCCAGAGAGTGAGGTGGTCAAGTGCATCCACCTGGGCCTACTCTGCGTGCAAGAGAACCCGGCGGACCGGCCGACCATGCTGGACGTCCTCGTCATGCTCCACAGCCAAGCCTCGAGCTTTGTCGCGCCGTCGAAGCCGTCGTTCGCCTTTGTGCGCGGCGAGACGTCGAGCTCTGGCGAAAGGCCTAATGTATCTGGAGGTTCAGGCAGCCAaggtgcagcagcagctgctgccgtTTTCTCTGTGAACGAAATGTCTGTATCGGAGTTCCAGCCTAGATAG
- the LOC120648388 gene encoding deoxyuridine 5'-triphosphate nucleotidohydrolase-like, giving the protein MAGNFGAICSRAAASLFSPRHRRRRLLLPSTPTPPRFLPFSQRLHRGTLSTTAMAASNGAAATDAVQEPPQKISKLAPLLKVKKLSDKAVLPSRGSALAAGYDLSSAAEMVVPARGKALVPTDLSIAIPEGTYARIAPRSGLALKHSIDVGAGVIDADYRGPVGVILFNHSDADFAVKPGDRIAQMIIEVIATPEVAEVEDLDATVRGEGGFGSTGV; this is encoded by the exons ATGGCGGGAAACTTTGGCGCCATCTgttcccgcgccgccgcctccctatttagcccgcgccaccgccgccgccgcctcctcctcccctcaaCTCCAACTCCTCCCAGATTTCTCCCCTTCTCCCAGCGCCTTCACCGAGGAACCCTCTCGACCACCGCCATGGCTGCTTcgaacggcgccgccgccaccgacgccgTCCAGGAGCCTCCCCAGAAGATCTCCAAGCTCGCGCCCCTgctcaaggtgaagaagctCTCCGACAAGGCCGTCCTGCCGTCCCGCggctccgccctcgccgccggctacGACCTCTCGAG CGCGGCGGAGATGGTGGTGCCGGCGCGGGGCAAGGCGCTGGTGCCGACGGACCTCAGCATCGCCATCCCGGAGGGCACCTACGCGCGCATCG CGCCGAGGTCGGGGCTCGCGCTGAAGCACTCCATCGACGTGGGCGCCGGCGTGATCGACGCGGACTACCGCGGCCCCGTGGGGGTCATCCTCTTCAACCACTCGGACGCGGACTTCGCCGTGAAGCCCGGCGACCGGATCGCCCAGATGATCATCGAGGTGATCGCGACGCCGGAGGTCGCGGAGGTGGAGGACCTCGACGCCACcgtgcgcggcgagggagggttCGGGTCCACCGGCGTCTGA
- the LOC120648387 gene encoding guanine nucleotide-binding protein subunit beta, whose protein sequence is MASVAELKEKHAAATASVNSLRERLRQRREMLLDTDVARYSKAQGRAPVSFNPTDLVCCRTLQGHSGKVYSLDWTPEKNWIVSASQDGRLIVWNALTSQKTHAIKLHCPWVMTCAFAPNGQSVACGGLDSACSIFNLNSQADRDGNMPVSRILTGHKGYVSSCQYVPDQETRLITSSGDQTCVLWDVTTGQRISIFGGEFPSGHTADVLSVSINSSNTNMFVSGSCDATVRLWDIRIASRAVRTYHGHEGDVNSVKFFPDGHRFGTGSDDGTCRLFDMRTGHQLQVYSREPARNDNELPTVTSIAFSISGRLLFAGYSNGDCYVWDTLLAEVVLNLGNLQNSHDGRISCLGMSSDGSALCTGSWDKNLKIWAFSGHRKIV, encoded by the exons ATGGCGTCCGTGGCGGAGCTCAAGGAGAAGCACGCCGCGGCGACGGCCTCGGTCAACTCCCTGCGCGAGCGCCTCCGCCAGCGCCGGGAGATGCTCCTCGACACCGACG TGGCGAGGTACTCCAAGGCGCAGGGGAGGGCGCCGGTGAGCTTCAACCCGACGGATCTGGTCTGCTGCCGCACGCTGCAGGGCCACAGCGGAAAG GTATATTCTCTGGATTGGACTCCTGAAAAGAATTGGATAGTCAGTGCCTCACAAGATGGAAGGCTAATTGTATGGAATGCATTAACAAGCCAGAAAACGCATGCCATAAAGCTGCATTGCCCATGGGTGATGACATGTGCTTTTGCACCCAATGGCCAGTCAGTTGCCTGTGGTGGTCTAGATAGTGCATGCTCTATTTTCAATCTTAACTCGCAAGCAGACAGAGATGGGAACATGCCTGTATCTAGAATTCTTACTGGACACAAGGGCTATGTATCGTCATGCCAATATGTCCCAGATCAGGAAACTCGCCTTATTACAAGCTCAGGCGATCAGACATGTGTTCTGTGGGATGTTACTACTGGCCAGAGGATATCGATATTTGGAGGTGAATTTCCATCAGGGCATACAGCTGATGTTCTAAG TGTATCCATCAACTCATCAAATACAAATATGTTTGTCTCTGGCTCATGTGATGCAACTGTGAGGTTGTGGGATATAAGAATTGCAAGTCGGGCTGTCCGAACCTATCATGGACATGAGGGTGACGTTAACAGTGTGAAGTTTTTCCCTGATGGCCATAGGTTTGGTACTGGCTCAGATGATGGAACATGTAGATTATTTGACATGAGAACAGGGCATCAACTTCAGGTGTACAGTAGGGAGCCTGCTAGAAATGATAATGAATTACCTACTGTTACATCTATAGCATTTTCGATATCAGGAAGGCTACTTTTTGCTGGGTACTCCAATGGTGACTGTTATGTGTGGGACACACTTCTTGCCGAG GTGGTACTTAATTTGGGAAACCTCCAGAACTCCCATGATGGTCGGATAAGTTGCCTTGGAATGTCATCTGATGGGAGTGCATTGTGTACAGGAAGTTGGGACAAAAATTTGAAG ATTTGGGCCTTCAGTGGACACCGGAAAATAGTGTGA